A stretch of the Myxosarcina sp. GI1 genome encodes the following:
- a CDS encoding YkvA family protein: MNFSLTSLYKWYRNAIRHPKYRWWVIIGTIVYLISPLDISPDFLPIAGQIDDFMLVSLLVKELSEVILNRYKPQQDQNSSESATTARKTVDVEAVETGTVSSN; encoded by the coding sequence ATGAACTTTTCTCTGACTTCTCTTTACAAATGGTATCGTAACGCTATACGTCACCCAAAGTATCGCTGGTGGGTAATTATTGGTACAATAGTCTACTTAATTAGTCCTCTAGACATTTCTCCAGATTTTCTACCTATTGCAGGACAAATAGATGACTTTATGCTGGTTAGCTTACTGGTAAAAGAACTATCGGAAGTTATATTAAATCGCTACAAACCTCAACAAGACCAAAACTCTAGTGAATCTGCAACTACAGCTAGAAAAACCGTTGATGTAGAAGCAGTGGAAACTGGAACGGTATCTAGCAATTAA
- a CDS encoding phycobiliprotein lyase — protein MKPIKDAKEFFQHSAGNWHSQRTTHHLPFRRAESGDSDIQVEFLAADNPKIAEICQIHDFDPQSAIGGAFVSWDGSMAWDRENENHQGTTVFALIPDKDNPRKGKLLRERGYAEIVPVAGEYEMDAEDALVLVTEYETMSIIERFWFVNPNLRLRSSTVKRFGGFNTATFCAEFRVNDEAEDNLNDTNATQFAVSGW, from the coding sequence ATGAAACCTATAAAAGACGCTAAAGAATTTTTTCAGCATAGTGCTGGAAACTGGCATTCCCAAAGAACGACTCATCACTTACCTTTTAGAAGAGCAGAAAGCGGAGATTCGGACATTCAGGTAGAATTTTTGGCTGCCGATAATCCTAAGATTGCAGAAATTTGTCAAATTCACGATTTCGATCCTCAAAGCGCGATTGGCGGTGCATTTGTAAGCTGGGATGGCTCAATGGCGTGGGATCGCGAGAACGAAAACCATCAGGGAACGACAGTATTTGCTCTAATTCCAGATAAAGACAATCCTAGAAAAGGCAAGCTTTTACGAGAAAGAGGCTATGCCGAAATTGTCCCCGTAGCTGGAGAGTATGAAATGGACGCAGAAGATGCGCTGGTTTTAGTTACCGAATACGAAACCATGAGTATTATCGAGCGGTTTTGGTTCGTCAATCCCAATTTGCGTCTGCGTAGCAGTACGGTTAAAAGATTTGGGGGATTTAACACTGCTACTTTTTGCGCTGAATTTCGTGTAAATGATGAAGCTGAGGACAATCTCAATGACACTAACGCAACTCAGTTTGCTGTTTCTGGTTGGTAG
- a CDS encoding NblA/ycf18 family protein, with protein sequence MNGSGQLSLEQQFKLKVLHEQVQDLSKEQAQEYLMEMFRQMMVKDNLVKHLIKNA encoded by the coding sequence ATGAATGGATCTGGACAACTAAGCCTGGAGCAACAGTTCAAACTAAAAGTTTTGCACGAACAAGTACAAGATTTATCCAAAGAACAAGCTCAAGAATATCTAATGGAGATGTTTCGTCAAATGATGGTTAAAGATAATTTAGTCAAGCATTTGATCAAAAATGCCTAA
- a CDS encoding response regulator transcription factor: METSKFSQAALLSTRELEIVELVVAGLSNQKIAVRLDISKRTVDNHISNILKKTNTDNRVELVRWALQWGKVCIDDVNCCNLPEDSKPQDYNEMVL, from the coding sequence ATGGAAACTAGCAAGTTTAGTCAGGCAGCGTTATTATCGACGCGAGAGCTAGAAATCGTAGAACTAGTGGTTGCTGGCTTGAGTAATCAGAAAATTGCCGTTCGCTTAGATATTAGTAAAAGAACCGTTGACAACCACATCAGCAATATTTTAAAAAAAACCAATACCGATAACCGCGTAGAGTTAGTAAGGTGGGCTTTGCAATGGGGTAAAGTATGTATCGATGATGTTAACTGCTGTAATTTACCCGAAGACAGCAAACCCCAGGATTACAATGAAATGGTATTGTAA
- a CDS encoding PD40 domain-containing protein, translating to MKWYCKFKSRLGKYLAIAVTFALASCSESGYVTPPTQILNATLNTTAAEGHPRFSYDGRYLVFTSDRSSQRRVLLYDRQRNRLLSLAGLNQSGSMQSQADISADGRYIVYVSEQLGKPDIFVYDRLALNTKNITKNFVGEVRNPTISGNGRFVAFEGEHSGQWDIQIYDRGLSQGLSLPSNSPATESNSPPE from the coding sequence ATGAAATGGTATTGTAAATTCAAAAGCAGATTGGGAAAATATCTGGCGATCGCAGTTACTTTTGCCCTTGCTAGCTGTAGCGAATCTGGTTATGTTACTCCTCCCACTCAAATTTTGAATGCCACTTTAAATACTACTGCCGCTGAAGGACACCCTCGTTTTTCCTATGATGGTCGTTACCTAGTATTTACTAGCGATCGCAGCAGTCAACGCCGAGTCTTGCTTTACGATCGCCAGCGCAATCGTTTACTCTCATTAGCAGGATTGAATCAATCGGGTAGTATGCAGTCCCAAGCCGATATTAGTGCTGATGGTCGCTATATTGTCTACGTATCGGAACAGTTAGGCAAACCAGATATCTTTGTTTACGATCGTCTCGCTCTCAATACTAAAAACATTACCAAAAATTTTGTCGGTGAAGTTCGCAACCCTACCATTAGCGGTAATGGTCGTTTCGTAGCTTTTGAGGGCGAGCATTCGGGACAGTGGGATATTCAAATTTACGACCGCGGCTTGAGTCAAGGTTTATCCTTACCTTCTAATTCTCCTGCTACTGAAAGTAATTCGCCACCAGAGTAA
- the tsaE gene encoding tRNA (adenosine(37)-N6)-threonylcarbamoyltransferase complex ATPase subunit type 1 TsaE: MPTIILKDITETQKFGCLLGKTLPPDSTILLSGELGAGKTTLIQGIAKGLNIKEAVVSPTFTLINEYLDGRLPLYHLDLYRLSPNQTTALHPEMYWEGIEVAPGITAIEWRQRLSYEPPNYLDLKLSFVANSTSTRKITWQTIGKKLDFDFENNFARDDRA; encoded by the coding sequence ATGCCAACCATAATTCTTAAAGACATTACAGAAACTCAAAAATTCGGTTGCTTATTGGGTAAAACGTTACCTCCTGACAGTACGATTTTATTGTCAGGAGAGCTAGGTGCTGGTAAAACTACATTAATTCAAGGAATAGCTAAAGGATTAAATATAAAAGAGGCAGTTGTCAGTCCGACTTTTACTTTAATTAACGAATATTTAGATGGACGTTTGCCACTCTATCATCTCGATTTATACCGTTTATCACCGAATCAAACTACGGCTCTTCATCCTGAAATGTACTGGGAAGGTATAGAAGTCGCTCCTGGAATTACCGCTATTGAATGGCGGCAGCGTTTATCTTATGAGCCGCCTAACTATTTAGATTTAAAATTGAGTTTTGTTGCTAATTCTACGTCTACTCGAAAAATAACTTGGCAAACAATTGGAAAAAAATTAGATTTCGATTTTGAGAACAACTTTGCCAGAGATGATCGAGCTTAA
- the petG gene encoding cytochrome b6-f complex subunit V: MIEPLLLGIVLGLIFITLAGLFFAAYMQFKRGNKLGID, translated from the coding sequence GTGATAGAACCTTTACTATTAGGTATTGTTCTAGGTTTAATTTTTATTACTCTAGCAGGGTTATTTTTTGCTGCATATATGCAGTTTAAGCGCGGTAATAAGCTAGGTATAGACTAA
- a CDS encoding cytochrome c produces MDNQLVQAPSWLNRSIVVLAIAVLIAGISILGVYWHKISDPYIQEVLALKGNVERGYKIFQINCAGCHDIRANNSVGPCLINVSKRRSKIGTIEQVISGRTPPMPKFQPTTQEMSDLLEFLQHL; encoded by the coding sequence GTGGATAACCAGTTAGTCCAAGCTCCTAGTTGGCTCAACCGCTCGATTGTTGTTCTGGCGATCGCAGTGCTAATTGCCGGTATAAGTATTTTAGGAGTCTATTGGCATAAAATTTCCGATCCTTACATCCAAGAAGTCTTGGCTTTAAAAGGAAATGTCGAACGAGGTTACAAAATATTTCAAATCAACTGTGCGGGATGTCACGACATCAGAGCCAATAATAGTGTGGGACCTTGTTTGATAAATGTTTCCAAGCGTAGATCTAAAATTGGCACTATTGAACAGGTAATTAGCGGGCGCACGCCTCCGATGCCTAAGTTTCAACCGACGACTCAAGAAATGTCAGATTTACTTGAGTTTCTACAACATCTATAA
- the purT gene encoding formate-dependent phosphoribosylglycinamide formyltransferase — MNKNLQLPQKIMLLGSGELGKEFVIAAQRLGNYTIAVDSYANAPAMQVADVAEVISMLDGNDLDRIVSKYQPDFIVPEIEAIRTEKLIEFEQRGISVIPTAAATNYTMNRDRIRELAAKKLGIRTAKYAYATNLEELQAVSNKIGFPNVIKPVMSSSGKGQSIVNSVEELETAWNYAIAGARGDTPKIIIEEFIDFEVEITLLTIKQWHQPTTFCPPIGHRQERGDYQESWQPASLSLGQLQQAEQIAVKVTDALGGAGIFGVEFFVTKDEVIFSELSPRPHDTGMVTLISQNLNEFELHLRAILGLPIPQIEVFSPAASAVILATEHLDRVVYANVAEALTIPDTEIRLFGKPDSRPNRRMGVALAKAKTIEAARQKATSAASKVVVN, encoded by the coding sequence ATGAATAAAAATCTTCAACTACCGCAAAAAATTATGTTGCTGGGTTCTGGCGAGCTTGGTAAAGAATTTGTTATTGCTGCCCAACGTTTGGGAAACTATACGATAGCTGTAGATAGCTATGCCAACGCTCCAGCAATGCAGGTAGCCGATGTAGCAGAAGTAATTTCCATGCTGGACGGCAACGATTTAGATAGAATCGTTAGCAAGTATCAGCCCGATTTTATCGTTCCCGAAATAGAAGCAATTAGAACTGAGAAATTAATTGAGTTCGAGCAACGGGGTATAAGCGTTATTCCTACGGCAGCAGCAACCAACTATACGATGAATCGCGATCGTATTAGAGAATTGGCAGCAAAAAAATTGGGGATTCGTACCGCTAAATACGCTTATGCCACAAACCTAGAAGAATTACAAGCGGTAAGTAATAAAATTGGCTTTCCCAATGTAATTAAGCCCGTAATGTCTTCTTCGGGAAAAGGACAGTCAATTGTCAATAGTGTTGAGGAATTAGAAACTGCCTGGAATTATGCGATCGCAGGTGCCAGAGGCGATACGCCCAAAATAATTATTGAAGAATTTATCGACTTTGAAGTTGAAATTACTTTATTAACTATCAAACAGTGGCATCAACCGACTACCTTTTGCCCTCCTATCGGACACCGACAAGAGCGAGGCGACTATCAAGAATCTTGGCAGCCAGCCAGTTTGTCTTTAGGACAACTACAGCAGGCAGAACAAATTGCGGTAAAAGTTACCGATGCTTTGGGAGGTGCGGGCATCTTTGGAGTAGAGTTTTTTGTAACCAAAGATGAAGTTATTTTTTCGGAACTTTCTCCACGTCCTCACGACACGGGAATGGTGACATTAATCTCGCAAAATTTAAATGAATTTGAACTGCACCTGCGGGCTATTCTCGGTTTGCCCATTCCCCAAATAGAAGTATTTTCTCCTGCTGCCAGTGCGGTAATTTTGGCAACAGAGCATTTAGATAGAGTAGTTTATGCTAACGTTGCCGAAGCATTGACCATTCCCGATACAGAAATTAGACTATTTGGCAAGCCTGATTCTCGTCCCAACCGTCGTATGGGAGTAGCCCTAGCAAAAGCTAAAACAATTGAAGCAGCTAGACAAAAAGCGACCTCCGCAGCTAGTAAAGTAGTTGTTAATTAA
- a CDS encoding YciI family protein: MPIFVKIEKGIVDKHTFDLHVPAHKDYVRQLIAKGHKAKTGYWKEFGGGMLIFEAACMSEAKAIVERDPLIKNACVDYELHEWCIVIE; encoded by the coding sequence ATGCCCATATTCGTCAAGATTGAAAAGGGGATCGTTGATAAACATACTTTCGATCTACACGTTCCCGCTCATAAAGATTACGTTCGACAACTAATTGCTAAAGGTCACAAAGCTAAAACTGGTTACTGGAAAGAGTTTGGTGGCGGAATGCTGATTTTTGAGGCAGCTTGTATGTCAGAAGCTAAAGCTATAGTAGAGCGCGATCCTTTAATTAAAAATGCCTGTGTCGATTACGAACTGCACGAATGGTGCATTGTGATTGAGTAG
- the rplS gene encoding 50S ribosomal protein L19: MNAEAIIRSIEAEHLKPKLPVLHVGDSVEVGVRITEGNKQRVQPYRGTIIAMRNGGINETITVRRIFQGVGVERVFLVHSPIVAHIKVERRGKVRRAKLYYLRDRVGKATRIKQRFDRPIEKDTTAKTKTKSKKSRKNKEKTS, translated from the coding sequence ATGAATGCCGAAGCGATAATTCGCTCAATTGAAGCGGAACATCTAAAACCAAAACTGCCTGTACTTCACGTTGGCGATAGTGTAGAAGTAGGCGTGAGAATTACCGAAGGTAACAAACAGCGGGTGCAACCTTATCGGGGTACCATAATTGCCATGCGCAATGGCGGTATCAACGAAACGATTACCGTACGCCGTATTTTTCAGGGTGTAGGGGTAGAAAGAGTATTTCTAGTCCACTCGCCAATAGTAGCCCATATTAAAGTAGAGCGTCGCGGTAAAGTGCGTCGTGCAAAACTTTATTATTTACGCGATCGCGTCGGTAAGGCTACTCGAATCAAACAGCGTTTCGACCGTCCAATAGAGAAAGATACTACAGCCAAAACTAAAACCAAAAGCAAAAAATCTCGCAAAAACAAAGAAAAAACTAGCTAA
- the secE gene encoding preprotein translocase subunit SecE — MAKKNTAPPTKNESKEAGGGSNLAQFAVETRQELSKVVWPSRQQLIGESAAVILMVILVSTLIYLINSLFAWGAGKIF; from the coding sequence TTGGCAAAAAAAAACACGGCACCTCCAACTAAAAACGAATCGAAAGAAGCAGGCGGTGGTAGTAACCTCGCTCAATTTGCAGTTGAAACCAGGCAAGAGCTTAGTAAAGTAGTTTGGCCCTCTCGCCAACAGCTAATTGGTGAATCTGCTGCTGTAATTTTGATGGTGATTTTAGTATCTACATTGATCTATTTAATCAATAGTTTATTTGCTTGGGGAGCGGGAAAAATATTCTAA
- the nusG gene encoding transcription termination/antitermination protein NusG — MSMATDRPEDNEQQVNTKAARWYAVQVASGCEKKVKTDLEQRIDTLEVADRIIQVQIPQTPTVKIRKDGSRYSSEEKVFPGYVLIRMILDDEAWQVVKNTPNVINFVGAEQKRRYGRGRGHVKPLPLSRAEVERIFKQAEEREEVVKVDMAIGDKIAVLSGPFKDFEGEVIEVSPERSKLKALLSIFGRDTPVELEFNQIEKQN, encoded by the coding sequence ATGAGCATGGCTACAGACAGACCGGAAGACAACGAACAGCAAGTAAATACAAAAGCTGCCAGATGGTATGCGGTTCAGGTAGCCTCTGGCTGTGAAAAGAAAGTTAAAACCGACTTGGAACAGCGTATCGACACTTTAGAAGTAGCCGACAGGATAATTCAGGTTCAGATACCTCAAACCCCTACAGTTAAAATTCGCAAAGATGGCAGTCGCTATAGTAGCGAAGAAAAAGTCTTCCCTGGATACGTTTTGATTCGCATGATCTTGGATGATGAAGCATGGCAGGTGGTAAAAAATACTCCTAATGTCATTAACTTCGTAGGTGCAGAACAAAAACGCCGTTATGGCAGAGGTAGAGGTCATGTTAAACCTTTACCCCTATCGCGTGCTGAAGTAGAGCGAATCTTCAAACAAGCCGAAGAAAGAGAAGAAGTGGTTAAGGTAGATATGGCAATTGGCGATAAAATTGCCGTACTTTCAGGACCATTTAAAGATTTTGAAGGGGAAGTAATCGAAGTAAGTCCAGAGAGAAGTAAACTTAAAGCCTTGCTCTCGATTTTTGGACGAGACACTCCTGTAGAATTGGAGTTCAATCAAATCGAAAAACAAAATTAA
- the rplK gene encoding 50S ribosomal protein L11, translating into MPKKVVALIKLALPAGKANPAPPVGPALGQHGVNIMAFCKEYNAKTAEKAGLVIPVEISVFEDRSFTFILKTPPASVLIKKAAGIEKGASEPNKQKMATITKDQLKEIAETKLPDLNANDIEAAMKIVAGTAKNMGVAIAD; encoded by the coding sequence ATGCCCAAAAAAGTAGTAGCGTTAATTAAACTAGCTTTACCAGCTGGTAAAGCCAACCCCGCACCGCCAGTAGGACCTGCGTTAGGTCAACATGGGGTAAATATTATGGCGTTTTGTAAGGAATATAATGCTAAAACTGCCGAAAAAGCGGGTTTGGTAATTCCTGTAGAAATTTCGGTATTTGAAGACCGTAGTTTTACTTTTATCCTCAAGACTCCGCCCGCATCGGTATTAATTAAAAAAGCGGCAGGAATTGAAAAAGGTGCCAGCGAACCTAACAAACAAAAAATGGCTACCATAACTAAAGACCAGCTTAAAGAGATTGCCGAAACCAAACTACCCGACTTAAATGCTAACGACATTGAAGCGGCAATGAAAATTGTCGCGGGTACGGCGAAAAATATGGGAGTAGCGATCGCCGATTAA
- the rplA gene encoding 50S ribosomal protein L1 — protein sequence MVKKLSRRMREATAKVEADRAYQPIEALNLLKETATAKFDETAEVHIRLGIDPKYTDQQLRTTVSLPKGTGQTVRVAVVARGEQVKEAEEAGAEIFGSEELIEEIQKGMMDFDILIATPDMMPKVARLGRILGPKGLMPSPKGGTVATDLTSAVSEFKSGKQEFRADRSGIVHVMFGKASFPAKDLLVNLKALQETIDRNRPSGAKGRYWRSVYVSASMGPSIQLDINALRDYSFIEEAA from the coding sequence ATGGTAAAAAAACTATCTCGCCGCATGCGAGAAGCAACGGCAAAAGTAGAAGCCGACAGAGCCTATCAGCCTATAGAAGCTTTAAACTTGCTTAAAGAAACAGCAACGGCTAAATTTGACGAAACGGCTGAAGTACATATTAGATTGGGTATCGATCCTAAATATACCGATCAACAGCTTAGAACTACCGTCAGCCTGCCCAAAGGTACGGGGCAAACCGTACGTGTGGCAGTAGTAGCTCGCGGCGAACAAGTCAAAGAAGCCGAAGAAGCAGGAGCGGAAATTTTTGGTTCGGAAGAGTTAATCGAAGAAATTCAAAAAGGTATGATGGATTTCGATATTTTGATTGCTACTCCCGACATGATGCCCAAAGTCGCTAGATTGGGACGGATTTTAGGACCCAAAGGTTTGATGCCATCACCCAAAGGCGGTACGGTTGCTACCGATTTGACTAGTGCAGTTTCAGAGTTTAAAAGTGGTAAACAGGAATTTAGAGCCGATCGTTCGGGCATCGTTCATGTTATGTTTGGAAAGGCATCTTTTCCCGCCAAAGATTTGCTAGTCAATCTAAAAGCTCTGCAAGAAACTATCGATCGCAATCGTCCTTCGGGGGCAAAAGGTCGCTACTGGCGGAGCGTTTATGTTTCTGCTTCGATGGGACCTTCGATTCAGCTAGACATCAATGCGCTGCGAGACTATAGTTTTATAGAAGAAGCAGCCTGA
- the rplJ gene encoding 50S ribosomal protein L10, whose product MGRTRENKAAIVTELKDALSEAQLALVIDYQGLSVAEITELRSRLRQADGICKVTKNTLMQLAVEEDENWQPMSQFLTGTSAFLLVKDDIGGVVRAYQGFRKDTKKTEFRGGVMQGQALNEDQVKAIADLPSKEELIAQVAGAINAVASKLAIGINEVPTSVGRGINEVPNSVGRVVAAIAAKEEGSES is encoded by the coding sequence GTGGGAAGAACCCGTGAAAATAAAGCAGCAATTGTGACCGAGCTAAAAGACGCTTTAAGTGAAGCTCAGTTAGCTTTAGTTATTGACTATCAGGGGTTATCGGTTGCCGAGATTACCGAACTGCGCTCGCGCTTGCGACAAGCAGATGGAATATGTAAGGTAACCAAAAACACTCTGATGCAGCTAGCAGTAGAAGAAGATGAAAACTGGCAGCCCATGTCCCAGTTTTTAACAGGAACTTCTGCTTTTTTGCTGGTCAAAGACGATATTGGTGGCGTAGTTAGAGCCTACCAGGGCTTTAGAAAAGACACCAAGAAAACCGAGTTTCGCGGCGGCGTAATGCAGGGTCAGGCACTCAACGAAGATCAGGTTAAGGCGATCGCCGACCTGCCATCTAAAGAGGAACTGATCGCTCAAGTCGCAGGTGCGATTAATGCTGTTGCTAGTAAACTGGCAATAGGCATCAACGAAGTACCAACATCCGTAGGTCGTGGTATCAACGAAGTGCCAAATTCTGTGGGACGTGTCGTTGCGGCGATCGCGGCAAAAGAAGAAGGCAGCGAATCATAG
- the rplL gene encoding 50S ribosomal protein L7/L12: protein MSAATDEILEKLKSLTLLEASELVKQIEDAFGVSAAASAAPMMMPGMMPGVPGGAEAEPEEEKTEFDVVLEDVPKDKKIAILKVVRSITGLGLKEAKEMVESTPKAIKEGVPKDDAESTQKQLEEAGAKASVK from the coding sequence ATGTCTGCTGCAACTGATGAAATTCTCGAAAAGCTAAAATCTTTGACTCTACTCGAAGCATCTGAGTTAGTCAAACAAATTGAAGATGCCTTTGGCGTTAGTGCTGCTGCTTCTGCCGCTCCCATGATGATGCCTGGCATGATGCCTGGCGTGCCTGGCGGTGCCGAAGCCGAACCAGAAGAAGAGAAAACTGAATTTGATGTAGTTCTCGAAGACGTACCCAAAGATAAGAAAATTGCCATTCTCAAAGTGGTACGCTCCATCACCGGTTTGGGTCTAAAAGAAGCCAAAGAAATGGTAGAGTCTACACCCAAAGCCATTAAAGAAGGCGTTCCCAAAGATGATGCTGAAAGCACACAAAAACAGTTAGAAGAAGCTGGTGCCAAAGCTAGCGTTAAGTAA